The following are from one region of the Magallana gigas chromosome 4, xbMagGiga1.1, whole genome shotgun sequence genome:
- the LOC117682336 gene encoding ficolin-1 encodes MEGSLVLALCEFESNQTWTVIQNRHNGSVDFDRGRQEYTNGFGSVLTEYWIGTKYIHRLTLSGLTTVSIDLEDHDGNKRYAKYSLFNVSDGTDHYRLTISGYSGTAGDSMSSVNGDEKADGEMFSTFDNDLDTSGKNCAAQGRSGWWYGGCTYSSINGEYDNYSNNKGINWKTFRGMGYSLKASKMRLRRP; translated from the exons ATGGAAGGATCCCTCGTTCTCGCCTTATGTGAATTTGAGTCAAATCAAACATGGACA GTTATTCAGAATAGACACAATGGATCTGTTGACTTTGACAGAGGTCGGCAAGAATACACGAATGGATTTGGATCAGTGTTAACTGAGTACTGGATTG gaACTAAATACATCCACCGACTGACTCTGTCTGGATTAACAACGGTTAGCATTGATCTGGAAGACCATGACGGAAACAAAAGATATGCAAAGTATAGCTTATTCAATGTGTCTGATGGGACCGATCACTATAGGCTGACCATATCAGGATATTCCGGAACTGCAG GTGACAGCATGTCATCTGTTAATGGAGATGAAAAAGCTGATGGAGAAATGTTTAGTACTTTTGATAATGATCTTGACACTTCCGGTAAAAACTGCGCTGCACAAGGCAGAAGCGGCTGGTGGTATGGAGGATGTACTTATAGCAGCATAAACGGCGAATATGATAACTACAGCAATAATAAAGGAATCAACTGGAAAACTTTTAGAGGAATGGGCTACTCTCTGAAAGCGTCGAAAATGAGATTAAGACGGCCATAA
- the LOC105342913 gene encoding uncharacterized protein, translated as MAGRRQPRMQSEGDVIGMSGEALSSTSIKNELEKWKLMNEMHSLICDEKQSTMSNSRKLRKLKDDVTKMLAESCVYKLHGFQRYDPFLADSENNEKNEEKRTTVSNELNKSDSSGTLPSISETGSYVKSNLKSYDKKEVKMVDVVSMTIAKTLPPFDISENTSSNVDENDVENEGENSKCSVISPLAMSFHGMVLWRQKIRDRIIEKEKAKREPSVRYHPKVETQTVTNRYKQMFPGNCRTYFAMKKFVEKEADTMINKVDSPLYYKKISHLEKLKKKCQIPEIIRRDRSTSAIFKDFKSYKAKKVTDKNRKVADWQTAS; from the coding sequence ATGGCGGGCAGACGACAGCCTCGCATGCAAAGTGAAGGTGACGTCATCGGCATGAGTGGGGAAGCTTTATCGAGCACTAGCATAAAAAACGAGTTGGAGAAATGGAAACTTATGAATGAAATGCACTCACTTATATGTGACGAAAAACAAAGCACGATGAGTAATAGCAGAAAGTTACGAAAGTTGAAGGATGACGTAACAAAAATGTTGGCAGAGAGTTGTGTATATAAACTGCACGGATTTCAACGATACGACCCGTTTTTAGCCGATTCTGAAAACAACgagaaaaatgaagaaaaaagaactACTGTTTCAAATGAACTTAATAAATCTGATTCTTCTGGAACACTCCCATCAATCAGTGAGACTGGGTCCTATGTGAAATCCAATTTGAAATCGTACGATAAAAAGGAAGTTAAAATGGTTGACGTAGTGTCAATGACAATCGCCAAAACTTTACCTCCTTTTGATATCTCAGAAAATACATCGTCAAACGTTGATGAAAATGACGTTGAAAATGAAGGCGAAAACTCCAAATGTAGTGTAATATCACCTTTAGCCATGAGTTTTCATGGTATGGTATTATGGCGGCAGAAAATACGTGACAGAATAATAGAGAAAGAGAAGGCGAAAAGGGAGCCCTCTGTCCGATACCACCCAAAAGTAGAAACTCAGACTGTAACAAATCGTTACAAGCAAATGTTTCCTGGAAATTGTAGGACGTACTTCGCGATGAAAAAATTTGTGGAAAAGGAAGCAGACACAATGATTAATAAGGTAGACTCTCCCTTGTATTACAAAAAGATTTCTCATCTAGAGAAGCTGAAAAAGAAATGTCAGATTCCTGAAATCATTCGGAGAGATCGTTCAACATCAgctattttcaaagatttcaaaAGTTATAAAGCCAAAAAAGTAACTGACAAAAACCGGAAAGTTGCTGATTGGCAAACGGCTTCATGA